The nucleotide sequence TTAATTCTcatgaaaaagtttttaataaaaggtgcTACGATTGTGAAATCCTGTAGAATTTCCTTTTCCGGCTAATGGTGTCAGGGTTCCATGTCGTTGTCTGCAACCAGGTACCCACTGCAACACGACTCGCGGCTTCTACTCATAGTtcaaattatacatttaaatattttttaaactatataTTACATCTAATCTGTGAAGAACTGAGTGAAATCCTTCAGGTGATGGCTTATCATTGGTTACCTCATTTTTCATCAACAATAACATCTGCCCTGCTTCACTTTTTTGGCTCCAGTTTCTTTTGTCCGGCTCAGAATTTCTGCTCGAACTCTGTAAAAGTTCGGACTTTGCAGAGCTTCTCTCACACGTTTacagcttctccttcagcaCAATGTACTTCGTTAAGCTGCACAAAATCCACTGCAGCTCAGAAAAATGACCCAAATACCAAAGAATGAAGTTTAAAAGGACTTTCAGAAAAAGGAACAGAGCTTCATGCTCCATTCCGAATCATTTGGTTCATTTTTGAGAATCTCAGATGTTCAGCTCCGGATTACCACTTTATAGGAGATTTCAGTTTCATCACAGAGCAGGGAGGACATGAACTGCTCAGCAGAGGCAGACTGAGcctaaataaaaggaaagaagaaaccTCTGAGAGCACAAGAGGCAGAAACCTGTGCTGGACTCAAACAAGAATTCATTTGTATTATCTGGGGATTAGGAAAGACTTAAGAAGGTTTAGCAGACCAACACTTCTAGAAACTACTATGAAGCTCAAAGAATATCCCTGTGGACTCTTcgagaaaaatgtaaaacctttATATTTACCATGTAAAATTCATTGAGAGGGCTctcttgtttttcaaaataaagtcccTAGCTGTGTGACATTTGTTCCTCGCCTTTGACCCTTCCTCTGGCGGAGCGGTGATATGCAGACACAGCCGCTCACGAACCATTCGATGGTttaccccccaatccaaccccctTAATGCTGAGAGTCTTTGTTATGACTAGgctgtggatttgaactcacgtcGTTCCAGGGTGGACattctaccacaaggccacatTTACACCTGTGAGCCAACAGGTTCAACTCCAGAACAACCTTGATTCTAACCACTATCGCCATTTCATGTGTGTGCTgggttttatttctccatactggaaactgtttttaatattaatttccTCACATATttttgtacagcactttgtaatcttgattttgaaaagtgctatataaataaagtttattattattattattattattattatggccaaTCAATGAGCATCGCTGCAGTTTGGATGAGGCTCAAGGGCACCACAGACATCTAAGAAGGATGGAGCCAAATTTTTGTTCATCTGTCCCAAAGAGACTTTAATCCTATTTGTGCAGCGAATTGAACCGGAGACTCTCCAAGTGAGTCAGGTCCACGTCTGAACAGACGGCCCACTACAGCCCCTTAAATCTGGATTtaagatttgaaaaataaatttcatgtttacatgtttttgttcatctttAGCTCTTACTGATTGGTTCTGATTTCCTGGTGTGGATACACCTGAATAGAACCAGGTGAGTTCTTCAAGTGAAAAGTAAATGCTTTAAACACTGCTTTATGGGCTCGATTCTACTGCCCCTATCTCTGCAGCAGTCCATGAACGAACCTGATAAATAATCTTTGGTAATCATGAGGTCTAAATGTTTTACCTGTGGCTCACGTTGACGATGTCCCGTGTCCTTATGTGCTGCTCCTCCACCTTTCCCGCCAGGTAAACACAGCTCATGGCCACCAGGTAGGGTTCATACTCTCTGAGGCAAACGCGCTTAAAGAAGCGGTGATACAGAACGCAAGCTGTGGCCACCGGTATGGAGTGCATCCCGAGCTTCACTCCTGAGAGTccagaaagaaaacataaagCTTTAGTATCTATTGTTCATAAGAAATCCGAACAAACGTGTATTGATGATGCACCAAAAGTCCAGTTAAAAACAACTACAAAACCTTTAACAGAGTACTTTAGTCATACAGTCTGCATGGAAATgtacacgtttttttttatctttaaaagtcGGCTTTGCGTCTGCCTAATGTGGCAATATTCTGTGTTTCAGCACAAATCAAACTGTGCTTTCAGCAAGATAAGAGTTATAGTGAATGCTATTTAAAATGGAATAAATCTGTGTTCTGATTTCCTTCAAGAACGTCCGTGGTCTGGGGAGGAGCCAGGAAACCACACGCAGAACTGTTTTATGTTTGgagcaaaaatgtaaatgttagaTATTTAGATCAACATGTTTCCCACATCAAAACCTCTCAGTTCCTCAAGCTTGTAGGTTGGAGgcaaaacatataaataaataaaattcaatgtAAGTGTGAGAGACCATAACATGACATTTTTGATCAGAACAGAAGTCACATGTGACTTGCCCTTGCAGGAAGTAAAGACTCATTCTTATGACTTGAGGTTTAGGACTTTTCCAAAACCAAAACATCCTATTTGGTTCTTGTATTGACAGTCAGAAAAGCAGCAGTGGTCTATTTTCTTCTTGAAGTAAATCTGTGGCAGTGTAAGATTCAATGTATGCACAATGTTTGCCTATTCTAACATCATTTGTGCTAGTTTGCCTTTCCTTGAAGTGACCTGGAGTTGTGTTGAGGAGCTTGTACGTGTTTTTACAGCCAAAGGCTGGTTTCTGCACAGAACTTGGGTCAAAGATTCAAAATTGTTTGGTCTCACCCATTGACCATCTCATAAAACTATACACAATAAATCTCATGgtatttttatgcaaatggaACGTTCATAAATCCAAATTCAAAAATCATACCCCTCAATAATACTCTTTTTCAATAAGGTCAAACAATGCATGaacacaataaaacattctGACAATAAGAAAGCAATTAAAACACTAGATATGTGCGTCAATTTCAATGTCGTTGTGTAATAATAACCCCCTGGCTGGTTCTTTTCTTGTAATTGTCTTGGACCATTGTGATAAATAAAGGTCAAATGAAGTTTGATCtgtatcaataaagttttattcaaataagaGTAAAAATGATAAAGTATCACgttttgctcattttaaaaaatttattttataactttaagTATTTGTGTTATCTCTACCTATTTCCATGATGAAGCGACACACGCGAAAGTGCGTCCTCGTGTCCCGGCTGGTTTCGGTGTCTGCATCCCCTTCTGACCCCCTCCTCTCCAACAGCTTGGAAGCTCCGTCTCGGGAGGCTGATAACCGACGAGAAGGGCCCTCCATGTTGACTGGATTACATAAAACTGTATAGGTAataggaaaatacaaaaaaataaacagataaacgtaggtttgataaaataaaaagaagaacacaATCAATGGACTCAGGTGTGATTGTAACTAAGTAAGTCTCACCGTGGGTGGAGAGAAGCTACGTAGCCATCAGTTCAGCGTAAATTTTGAAGAAACCCCCCAAAACCCCACCTCAATATATTCAGATTTTTCCGAAACACGTTTGCAGTCACCTTTTAGACGCGGTTATTTCAGACACCTTTgtaacaggaagaaaaacaaatctttttccggtcaagaatttcaaaataaaactttaaaatgtatttccgtttttaatttttatttaattatttttatgacgCTGAAAAATTAATAGTTTCTAACTTTAAATATATACCTGGTAGATAGAATTCAGCAAAAAAAGTATGAGTGAAACTAACCCAAATTAAGATTAAGTGATCATAATAATTTATCATTATTTGCTAGATATGAATAAGTAAAAAGTTGTATTAAAACGAAAAGATGTTTTgatattcattattattattttgactacaacacaaaagcaaagttGTGTTAGAAATCGAGTTAAAAATCAGTCAAACACATCACCGTCGGTGACCGGAAGTTAAAAGGGCTAATTTGCCCTTAGCCCTTTTTttcaatcgtttttttttttttttttttttttttttttgaaaatgttaatataaaaatcaaaatatgttCCTGCGCGTTACTGGGAATTCCCGTTTTTTATAATACCTGTGATGtaaaatttctttttacaaaattatGAGGGTATTTAAGTTTTTGAGATATAATTTGATTGTATGTATTACTTTTtgaaaattacaacaaaaatacagCAATTATTCAATCATTTCAATTATGTCAAACggtcatttaattttttttccttgttgatCTCttccttattttaaaaattgctgTGCTGCCAGGCAACGGATCAACACGAACACCGACGTTTAAAGGCCGTCGATGCAGAAATGTCGTCGAGTTACTCAGCAAACCAGGTAGCGTAAATGTCcacattttatgaaaaatatgaaGCCAATGCACATGAATGCTGTTTTTATTGACGCAGCTGTACTTTTCCCCATCAGTATGCCAGCGCATTTATCTCTCACAGACTCCAGAACTGGGGAGAAACCAAGCCCTTCAAAGAGGTACTCGTAggtgtttttgctccaactgtCAGTCAGAAACTGTCAGCTTCACAGCGGCTGTGTGTCTGCAGAGGCCCTCTGCGCGGGTGGGTCACACTTCCTTCATAGCAGATGACAGAGGACACCTGCTTCCAGGAGTGAAGGTGAGAACATTATACCCTCTCTTTTCCTGAACAGGACCTTCTCTGTCAATCTggataatctttttttcttcctttcactGCCGTTTTGCAGAGGAGTCGTGCTTGGCCAACGTTTAAGGGGACGTGGGATTTACCAGCTCATATTCCGGCCCCCCACATCAACCCCACAGCCCGCTCTGAGGAGGGCCTCAGCAGGCTTAAGTCGTGGGGAATCTGGCGTGAGACCAGCAAGTGTCAGTCAGTCCAACACAGCAGAATCACAGACAGATCGCGGGATGACGGGAAGCAGGTCAGACCCACATTCACCCACTAATTAAAGTATTTTCCCccatcctattttttttatttgcatttatacaCCTAATGAATCAAACTTTCAAACAAATGACAGTCTAAAACATAGAACATttaaggtaaaaacaaaaaatttaaatcagGATTTTATCAAATCAAACCTGCCTAAACTGCCTGGAACAGGAATTTCTTGCTAAATGCAGTAGCTGGTCATTCCATGTTTTAGTGTCAGCAGTCATGTGCTTGTGATAACCATCACAAAGGAATGCAGTTTTACTCTTTATTGCAAATTTAAGACCAAACTTTAAAGTGTTCCATAACTATCAAAAGATTTTGAATTTTTGCCATAGTTTAAgttaattttttaactttgtcttTCATAATTAGGTCTTTAAAATCTAAAGAACTGCAGCCACTATGATGCATCGTGATACCataaagtcataaataaatgtgtcaaaatGATGTTGAGTGTTAAAGGGGAGTCAGTGAAGAAAGGCAGAGTTTTATCAAAAGAAGAAtacgtttttgttgcatttcttcTGATGATTGTAGACATATGTATAttaaattaagctcaaaattgcatttctttaatcagatctatgtgaatcaggagcagatgaaaaaatgcagttggaaaaagagcatTTTTGGGACttaaaaatacactgggcgggccacaagctccctctcAGCAATTTGGAAGGGAAGGGGGGAAGGGGTTGCTCCCTGCCAACAgtcttgcccacaactcagaagctaTAAtgttaatgaactcctgtcactctgcagaaactgtgtcctagaaaaacgacacaggtttttggatttatgCCAAAAAATGGTACAATGTTTCTAATGTAAACCTGCACTTATCCTCAAATCTGTTCAGATCAGATTAATTAAATTTCCTTCCACTCCTTTCAGATATCAGTTCAAGAACAGCAAGATGGAGCTACAACATCCGGGAATACTGAAGCCCAACCATCGGCTCCGAACCGCTCGCCAACCCAGAGCTCTGACTCAGCAGCACGTGCAGCTGCCCAGCATCCCAATTGTGCAGCAGGGATGAACACATCGCCGAGCAACCACATTGAAGGGGCACAGGGATTAGCTGGGGATGGCAGCAAGGGGACACCCCAGGTCAACATGTTAGGGAGCAGCTCCAACATCCTCAAGACAGCCTCACAGAGATGAAACttagttataatgaggaaaaaagagaatcattttaaaaaccaacatttttaaagtaaaacgtTTGTCAAAGTTCCTTGTTTCCACATGAGAAACGACAGTCAGGAAGTGGCCTGTTCATCTTTTGTGTGGGTTTTGTCTAGAACTTGTCCGTCATGTGATCAGTTCACAAAAGTTCCCTGTTTTTTTCTGGGACTGCATAACATGACACTTTATTGAGTTTAAGGAAAGattctgcagcatttttttgCAGCAGGAAGTCATGTTTCTAAAAGGGAAATAGATTTGCATGAATATTTTAATCAGAAcagcatacttttttttttaaaggaccatTCTTGGCTTTTTATCATTGCAATTTAGAGTTCTTATGATAGAAATCAGAGATTTGCTTTCCAATATATTAGAAAACAACTCCTGATCCAAATCCTGAATCCATTGTGCTGCCATCAAACTAATAAACGTAAACAGCTGCAACGGTCTACGTGTATCTGGTTTCGGTTGGTGTATCTGGCATCGGTTGTTGTCCGGAaattcaacaaacaaaaactatgGGATTAGTGGATAATCCATCCCAATCTGGGAACGTCTGTTCAGCAGTGAGGTTGTCCTTGAAGGTGAGGGGTGGGCATCAGCGCAGTTCCCATTTTGTTCATCCATACCAACTTCACACACTCATGTCTAGTGTGGTTAACAGCTTTTCTTTATGATGTGAGCATCTACATTAGTTAGTTAAAGGTTGTCAGTTTGATTACCAGCAATCAACTAGAGAAAATACTCAACCCTTAGTTGCTTTTGCAGGGGTTAAGGTGTCAGAATGTGGATTACAGCACAAATGGGTTCATAAGAATCAAAGTAAAAATGctttattaggttttttttaagtgctaaTAAAAATATAGAATATTTTCTATTCAAAGAAGACCAAGTGCAAcccaaatcaaattaaaacacCAAGAAACACATAATATCCAACCTTCAATGCAAATGAACGCTCTTTATTAACAAACCCCTGTGAAAGCAGCTTTTCCACAAAGTTTCAAAACACATCTCTGAGGTAGTGATCATTTTCAAGTTTGTTGGAGATGATTGAAgaaacaaattagcattttgaagcaaagtagcagagcaaaagaaaataaacgtgGTGAAAACCCGAACAACCTAAAAACTCTCAGCAAACATAGTGGTCAAGCCCAGAACGGGTGCATGCGACTAAGGCTTAATGGGAGGCAGACAAATCCAACCTCCGGTTAGCAGTGAATGTTTTCCTAACATCAGCTTGACGTCCACACCGAGGCACAAAAACTTTACAGCTCTTACTGAGGGTCTGTCAGgtcaaaaatgtctttcttttatcAACCTATGATTTGGGCGATGAAGTACTCTGTGCTGTTGTGATCCTGATTTTCTGAATGATGATCCAGTCTTTCTGACCAGCTGTGATTAATATCCTCAGACAGGAAGAGGCGGAGCTAACCTTCTTGTCCACTTCCAGCATCTCAAACCTCCCGTTCCTAAAAACTCCTAAGGAGCGGAagcttttacaggttttcacttTCTCTGTGGTGACCACATCAGAGCCTAGTTCCACCTGACCCGAGTCCAAGAGGTCCTTACCCCCCGATCCTGTTTCTACGAACACCCCCGTCACCACTGCAGGGTTGACAAACACTGCAGTCAGGTAGTTCCCTATCTCAGGGGAGCGGCCCCAGAAGAATTGTTCCCCAGGTTCCCAGGCATTTTGGGGTAAGTGATTTTTGTAGGCAGACAGGTCAGTGTAAACTTCAGCTTCAGGGTTAGAGTAGGAGGATCCCTCAAAGTCTTTGTCCTTCAGCTTGTTGAATGTTCCCCGGAAGGAGGAAAAAGTTCCCATGTGCTGGAACAGTGAAGGTTTGAACAGTATCGTCTCCCTCTGGGTCATTACTTCTCTAAAATGGGTCATCAACCAGTCGCAGGGCATTTCCTGGTAAAACAGAAAGAGGAAGCGAGCCAGCAGAGGGGTGTCAGTGGATTTGTACAGCTTCCCGATGTATCCAAGAGCCGAGAACTCCAACATCGCCCACGAACTGGACTTCTGGTTTTGCTCCTCGATGTGCTTCTTAATGCTTGTGAGAAAGTTTTTTGCAGAGGTGATGTCATCTTCCAGCTGCAGGTAGTACTGCCCAAAACCTGCACTGTAGTGGATGAGGAAGGAGTAATCGATGTTCTGCTTGGAGCGGAAAGTCACTCGGTCTGGAGCGTCGTTGAAATTCCTCTTTAGACCTTCAGCACAATAAGAGAGACATGAATAGAACACTCAGGCAATGCTTTATCAGAGGATTCCTAATAATCTAGATATAAGACATTATTAACAAGCATCGGAAATGTGTTTATCTGCCTTTATAGGACAGGTATAACATATTAATTAGATTAGTAATGTGTTTATAAGCCTGTATaaaacattaacaagcattagtGATTGGTATTTAAGTATTCGTAGGACATTTACAGGATATTAACAAGTATTAGTAATGTGTTTGTAAAACCttttaggacatttttattgtattaattAGTATTTGTAAATGTCTTTCTAATACCCAATTAGTGTTGGTATGCTGCTAATAAAGACATTTAGTAGCATGTCATGCATCTACAAACACATGACATCTAATAAGCAATTGCTTTGTAGCCCCTCAATCTAAAACATGACCAATGTGTTCATCTTCACAAGGCTTAATTATAAATCCCTTGTAAACAATCCATAAACATATCAACTGTTTCTTTCTTAATAGTTAattgagtgttttgcagcctCCTAATCTAAAGTGTGGATGATTTGTTGTCACAAAGCCAACAACAACATAGTGTAAAAAACTAACAGTATAATATTATATCAAGATATAAAGGGtggatgcatctagcagagaTGATTGGACTAGTTTCTCACCTGTGAGAGGAGGGTACCACTCCTCAGAAACATGGATGACCACAAGGTGGCCTTGCTCCAGTTCAGAGGGAAATGCTGTTCTCATTTCCCCGACAGTGGACATTCTCCAGCTGTCGTCAAAATCTGCGAGGAGCACCACGACCACCAGAGACGAGCGCTCTTCATGGGACGACTGGGAGAAGATGGACTGCAGTGTGGGGATGAGGTAGCTGCCTTTTTCCCTTTTAACAGACGATATTCCAATAGCAAGAAACTctgaaaatgagagaaaaggGACTAAATGACCAAaggtttctgaaaaacagcacatGCAGAGAGCCGACACCTCAGAAAAACGTCTTGATGAATGCCACcatttaaactaaataaatggTTTAGGAAGACAGGAAAGCAACGGACAAAGTGACAACAACAGCCCCAATCCCACATCTCTATAATGAAGGGAGAAGGCCAGTGACTGACCTTTAGCATGTCACATCTAAAATCTCACTGAAGCCAAAAACTGTCAGGTTAGTCCAGTTTATCAGGAAGATTTTCttagagatttttttattacaaaacagaTAGGAATTCTCTTCATTTATCTATTGTTATTGTCAGAAAAATCATTTATGAAACAGATTTCTCTTGAGTTGATTTGAGGgtcaaaaaaaatgtgaaaaatcctGCTTCATAGTATTTTTTCTGATTCAAACTATTTATTTAGCTCAGAGGTCTACACTACACCACAAAGCCAATTTGACCTATACATAGAATACATTTGTTgccaagttaaaataaaaaaaaacaaagtcaaaatcGAAACTTTTTCtgtgaagaaacaaaacaaaatgtttaaaggaCACCACTTTCACCATTTGTGTGTGAGCTTGGCTTTTCCCTAGAATTGACACTGGAGAATATTCCTTACCGGTACATTTGCAAgcgaaataaaaaatgtagagGTAGGAAAATGTTTTAGGTTAGTCTAGGTTAGGTAGATTAAATTTTGTTTGTGCTTCGGATCATTAAAATTCTTCCGTAATAATTCTGAAGAAATTCTCCGTCGGTCAgctaaattttattttgttttgtcttaatgtaaagcactttgtgttatgcttttatttgaaaagtgctttttaattaaagtttgattgataTATTGTTGAGTTTTAATACCTGGGCGTGACGTGAACACCTTAACGTGAAggttttaaaaaggattttattacAAGTCAACTATTTATCAgatcctgtttttctttaaagccagaGAGCCAGGTGGCAAACccaaaatatttaacttttattgattAGTTTTGCAAGTCAAGATTGTATTGCTCAAACATTCGGTTATTCATAGAGAGACCCTTTTTCTGtgatttcaatcatttttgttttcaatttttacatttctataaAACTGTAgagtattaaagaaaaaacacagatgagacGACACGTCTGCTTCATTTAGTCTATTGCTTAAAAGCACAAGAAACCACCAAAAATAGAAACTGAGTCAACTTATGATTTTACAAAGCTTTACCGGCGCTGGGTTCTGGCCAAAGGTTGAtgatacatttttgaaatagtGTCTTCTAAGGGCTTAGCCGATTCTCGGACAGAGGAGGTGGGCGTGGAGAGCTTGATTTATCTTTAAGAGAAAGCTTGCGGTTCTGCCTCTCTGTGTGTCAAACACTGCCGTCAATAAACCAAGTTTCACAGGAAATGGTTTACCTGAAAGCTGCATTCCTGTTAAACTAGATCTTATTGCCTGTTCTTTGACTCATTTCTGTCCCCGTTTATGAGGGGGACCTCAGTAAAGACGACCCGTAAAACTGTCAATGAAGCTCAACTATACAGCAGAGAGGACTGTAAACAGCATGTACTAAAGCGACACATCACTAAAGAAAATGCAATGATGTGTGAAAAATTATTggaacacccccaccccccgatTGACggtttgttttttagttatttCAACCATCAGAGTTCCAAATGTGAACCAAAGACCTCAGAGACATGAAACATGTAAAATGCCTAGAGGGTTTCGGCATCACACCCGCTGTTAGACATGTTCTCTGACTCAGGatcttttttacacatttattacCTGAACTTTAACACACAGTCTGCATTTTTAGATgaattctggtcctgttagttGCTTGTTACACCACGTCTACACAGCCTTTCGTTCAATCAAATAGGACTCCAGAAACTTAAGGTTTCTCCAGGAGACAGAACCTGTGGCAGCCTGTTATGAACCCAAGCAAATaacagaactgtttttggaaattgtaaaaaaaaaaaaaaaaaaaaaaactaacaaaaaagaaaaatcaactcaAAAGGATGTCTCAGTTTCAAAAGGTTTTATCTTTGTTCAgtctagggttgtgccgatggacgatatcatcttccatcgtgatgggtgactgaagtcccgatggagagaccaccatcgtgatgccacgccccccccccaccccacccccaccccccacgttgcgcgtcgacaccataagccgagGTTACATGTAccaaatatcttgatgggatcaatggtcggattagaatccaaccgtgtacatgggcccagaaaaatgttttcagaatataaaaacgttcacgaaggtcacactttccgtcggaataaatcatttgcacatgcgcagtagggtttgaaaaccggaagaatataaattccgccgagcggctttttttttcaaactttattgaatgtaacaattcaatacaaaacaatgttaaacagcgccaaGCGGCtatttacattgacatgtcagttcggtaaaatacgagatgatcttctaaacgtgttTTTAATAacgttacggttattatgaaacacctgttcgctcatcatttgaattttaatccgtgtggtccgtgctttttctgaacaaagccaggattagcagtatgctaacacgggctaacaacattagctttgggtggtgctgcttgctggctgcacgtaaacatgtaagaataacatcagcctttatttagtcgggacacgactggaaacacaaatccgcgtgattgtttgaatgttttctaag is from Oryzias latipes chromosome 7, ASM223467v1 and encodes:
- the LOC101175155 gene encoding alpha-1,3-mannosyl-glycoprotein 4-beta-N-acetylglucosaminyltransferase C isoform X1; translation: MAWRKCHSFYRIVHLLSCTAPHSTPGPPIKCSLTLYLTSQLRRLLSLALRACLQAGGAPDSRRKMRWHSRKKNVFLAMLFVLVGLYFINLITDLKKSLEVTPKDLNWKAQRLVSGDSWVEHRDYLSLNVSYQLLAGAPATKQKFLAIGISSVKREKGSYLIPTLQSIFSQSSHEERSSLVVVVLLADFDDSWRMSTVGEMRTAFPSELEQGHLVVIHVSEEWYPPLTGLKRNFNDAPDRVTFRSKQNIDYSFLIHYSAGFGQYYLQLEDDITSAKNFLTSIKKHIEEQNQKSSSWAMLEFSALGYIGKLYKSTDTPLLARFLFLFYQEMPCDWLMTHFREVMTQRETILFKPSLFQHMGTFSSFRGTFNKLKDKDFEGSSYSNPEAEVYTDLSAYKNHLPQNAWEPGEQFFWGRSPEIGNYLTAVFVNPAVVTGVFVETGSGGKDLLDSGQVELGSDVVTTEKVKTCKSFRSLGVFRNGRFEMLEVDKKVSSASSCLRILITAGQKDWIIIQKIRITTAQSTSSPKS
- the cfap126 gene encoding protein Flattop isoform X2, with the protein product MRATDQHEHRRLKAVDAEMSSSYSANQYASAFISHRLQNWGETKPFKERPSARVGHTSFIADDRGHLLPGVKRSRAWPTFKGTWDLPAHIPAPHINPTARSEEGLSRLKSWGIWRETSKCQSVQHSRITDRSRDDGKQISVQEQQDGATTSGNTEAQPSAPNRSPTQSSDSAARAAAQHPNCAAGMNTSPSNHIEGAQGLAGDGSKGTPQVNMLGSSSNILKTASQR
- the LOC101175155 gene encoding alpha-1,3-mannosyl-glycoprotein 4-beta-N-acetylglucosaminyltransferase C isoform X2; this encodes MRWHSRKKNVFLAMLFVLVGLYFINLITDLKKSLEVTPKDLNWKAQRLVSGDSWVEHRDYLSLNVSYQLLAGAPATKQKFLAIGISSVKREKGSYLIPTLQSIFSQSSHEERSSLVVVVLLADFDDSWRMSTVGEMRTAFPSELEQGHLVVIHVSEEWYPPLTGLKRNFNDAPDRVTFRSKQNIDYSFLIHYSAGFGQYYLQLEDDITSAKNFLTSIKKHIEEQNQKSSSWAMLEFSALGYIGKLYKSTDTPLLARFLFLFYQEMPCDWLMTHFREVMTQRETILFKPSLFQHMGTFSSFRGTFNKLKDKDFEGSSYSNPEAEVYTDLSAYKNHLPQNAWEPGEQFFWGRSPEIGNYLTAVFVNPAVVTGVFVETGSGGKDLLDSGQVELGSDVVTTEKVKTCKSFRSLGVFRNGRFEMLEVDKKVSSASSCLRILITAGQKDWIIIQKIRITTAQSTSSPKS
- the cfap126 gene encoding protein Flattop isoform X1; translation: MRVFKFLRYNLIATDQHEHRRLKAVDAEMSSSYSANQYASAFISHRLQNWGETKPFKERPSARVGHTSFIADDRGHLLPGVKRSRAWPTFKGTWDLPAHIPAPHINPTARSEEGLSRLKSWGIWRETSKCQSVQHSRITDRSRDDGKQISVQEQQDGATTSGNTEAQPSAPNRSPTQSSDSAARAAAQHPNCAAGMNTSPSNHIEGAQGLAGDGSKGTPQVNMLGSSSNILKTASQR